The stretch of DNA AAACGCGGTGATCCAAGCTTCAAATTCATGAGCATCTTGGCTCGAGAGACAGTCAAGCTTTCCTTGACTGACTCCAAAAAGTGAGACACGTCCTTTTGAGTCACTGACAGCTATTTTTACATCTGTACTATCATTCTGGACTCCACCAGTGCTCCAATCTAAGCTCAATGCGAGGCCATCTTCACAAACCCGAGTCTCTGTTAGCAGATCGATCTCCAATTCGTCTACCTTGAGCTTAAATACCTGCAAAAATCCAATTGAGTTTACTACTCCCAGTAAAATATCTCCTTGACACTTTTTGTGAGCCCACTTCATATCCAAGACTGCTGGAACGTCCAATTTTTGGAGCAGCTTCAATTTTTCCGACTCTACtttaaacagaaaaattatcCCCAGTCGTTTCTGGCCAGATTTAGTCCCCGTGCCCTCTTCGTCGGGGAACAATTGATAAGTCCCGCAGACAAACAAGTCCCGGAAGCCTTCTATGGGACACCATTCAACAGAATCAGCTGAAAACTCCGTGTCAAAGGTCTCCAGTGTCTTGAACATTTCTCTGCAACATAAAATccgttttattttctataaattattcttaaactaattttgaggaaataaattttataaatgatgaaactttacaaattttagaattactagacttatatttatttaaaaatgagcaACTTGGTACACGTGATATACAATTTTTGGTCAATGGAACACGTTAAGACGGTTCTACGATAATTGATCCCCGAAATTTAATACCACGACATCTGATAGCGCCGATGGGATCATTTGTCGtggtataaaaatattggGACCATTTAACG from Cotesia glomerata isolate CgM1 unplaced genomic scaffold, MPM_Cglom_v2.3 scaffold_82, whole genome shotgun sequence encodes:
- the LOC123274844 gene encoding diphthine methyltransferase produces the protein MFKTLETFDTEFSADSVEWCPIEGFRDLFVCGTYQLFPDEEGTGTKSGQKRLGIIFLFKVESEKLKLLQKLDVPAVLDMKWAHKKCQGDILLGVVNSIGFLQVFKLKVDELEIDLLTETRVCEDGLALSLDWSTGGVQNDSTDVKIAVSDSKGRVSLFGVSQGKLDCLSSQDAHEFEAWITAFDYWNTDVVYSGGDDCQFKRFDAREGLQVIGTNRSHEAGVTSLHSNPRKEFSLASGSYDETLRLWDTRNFRRPVSETKLGGGIWRLKWDPLEFRYLLAACMYGGFRIVDCQNIDDPQVIAEYLEHKSIAYGCDWCALVVEEAKNCSSQDYHQLVATCSFYDKMLKLSSVKYKNY